DNA sequence from the Phoenix dactylifera cultivar Barhee BC4 chromosome 13, palm_55x_up_171113_PBpolish2nd_filt_p, whole genome shotgun sequence genome:
ggccccctcccacGGCCGCGGCGGCCTAGCCCCCTTTCGGCGCTGCCGACCgcacgggaggagaagaaaggagaacgggggagaggaaggaaggagaagaagagaagaaaaaaagaaaagaaaaagaaaaggaaaaaaagaagaaaaggaaagaaaaaaagagaagaaattttttttttgaaaaaataaaaataaataaataaataaatatttatataaatgaatgaatgaatgaatgaataaataagataataaataaatatatttcaacattattaattgtttacactaataattataatattttatacctttattattgtattatactataaatattatattatattacattacattataatacattaatatgttattttaaataatttaatattatgttatattatgagaaattaatttatactaataattataatattttatacctttattattgtattatactataaatataatatatattacattatatcataatacattaatattttatgttaaataatttaatattatgttatattaccaaatattaatttactctaataattatattactattatgctatattataataatattattttatattataaaaatattatactatatcgtatatttatgtattaatatatgttatgttttattatgttctgttgtataatactatgcaatgtcctttatggtaattttgtcatacaaaagtactttctcagtttgtttaccaaacacaaaacaaagtaccacagcactttacgaatgtagttaccaaacagcaaacagctttttataacagctctacttcagacagctctacttccaacaactCTCCCGGGGCCTAATTCTATTTTACAACATTATGATGTCATGGCAATAGctttccttttttaaaaaaatctacttcattaattataaaaaaaataattttataatttataattttcatGGACCAAAAGTTCATTATATGTTAAGACATTGAAATCATTAGGGTTAGCTCAAAACCACCCTTTCTCCTATAAAAAAATCCGTTGCAATCAAATATCATGACCGCacttttctccttctttttccgccAAACGAGCCCTAGGATTCATGAACGTACCTTTAATGTCTAGCTATGTACATTGTTCCCGATAGCACACCACTTCCGGTTCATCCCACCGCAAACGGTGATATCGGAGATATCCTCACCGTGTGTCTCTTAACCTGGATTTATTAAATTAAATGCTTTCCCGTTTTAGCAAGGCCGAATCGCCGAATCCCGCCGAGTTATCGGGTATTATCTCATCGCATCTCTCTTctgctctctttccttctttccacTTCCACCCGTGGCTTTCGTGTCGTTTTCGTCAGGTAACAGAAGCGAAAACCAAATAGcgtccaaaagaaaagaatttagaACAAGAAGACGGCGACGGCaagcctctctctctcgtctATCTATATTTATCGATTACAAGGTAGCGATCTCGTTGTCCTTCGCTTCCAAATTGAGGATATTCTGTAATTCTCGCTATATGTTTATTGATCTTTGTGTCGTCTTGGGTGTTATCTAATTGTTTAAAGGTGGAATCTTAGGTGGTTTGGATGGTGGGGGGAGGAGATGAAGTTCTGCAAGAGGTACGAGGAGTACATGCAGgggaggagggagaaggagcTCCCCGTAGTCGGATTGAAGAAGCTCAAGAAGATCTTGAAACGGTGCCGAAGGGATTTCCAATCCCAGAACCAgcatggagaggaggaaggaggaagccCGCACGGGGGCAACAGATGCCCTGATCGTTGCCCAGGTATTTATTCACCTTTTGAATGAAAAAGGCGTGATTTTTACTTGGACTTCGATTTAGTTCTCTTCGATTGCCCTTAAATTCAGTGGAAAAAAAGgtttttttctgtttgttttcttGTTTGATTTGTGTCATCTAATCGTAGAATGCTGGAATGGGTGCAATAAATTTTCTGATCGTTGCCCAGGTATATTTAGTGAAAGGCCCCTCTTTTTGAATTAATTATTGTCATGTAATGGTGAAATTGGAAGAAATGAGGAATGGGTGCCAAAGTATATCCTGGCACCTCTTGGTTTCTCTTTATCTGATgtacttttcttctttttttttgggtatttttggatttttattCTCATAGTAATGCTGGTTTTTGCTGGTATCGAATGAAAACaagtattttcatattttataggCTAATGTTATAAGATGGTAATATTAGAAGAGAAGCTGGGTTCAGTGGGAATTCTTATCCTATCATCTATCCGAAACCCACTTCCTGTTTTTTAGTTGatgattttatttgatttattttttcattcattttgattttttttatatatacttTTTTTCTGTTGGATTTTCTTTGCGCTGAATGAAAAGCCTTCTTCTAAATGGAAGAGAGGGTGTAATGGATGAAAGTAGACATCCATTTGTTTATTTGCCTGGATTGATCTGTTCTGTGGTTCTTCTTGTTTTGCagattatttaattatttactcATTTTGTTTGGTTTTGTTTATATTGAATGAAGTAGCCGTATTTTTGTGACAGTTAATTAATATGATGAGATGGTGGAATTTGAAGAGAAGCTTGAATGGGTGGAAATGCATATTTTAGTTTTACATATTCCATGATTTGGAGCCAATAGGTCTCAGtattttttactttgaatattgttatttatcagcAATCTTTTCAAGATGTATTGgttctaatattttatttttgtttctgtTGGATCATACTCATAAATCAGTTTCATGGCATGGTTATCAGCAATCTTGAAATCATAGGAAGCCACTTAAACTACCATCAGTAATGTTTCTTGTTTTTCCTCCTCTCAGTTCGTGCATGTTGGAAAGCTTTTAGATCTGATGAATCATGCTTAGAGAAGAAAAGATTTTTCACAAACTATGCTTCCATTGGCCTTATTATCTTGTTTGGCAGATTTTGAATTTTCATGTTGAAGAGACATGTAAAGGACAGAAATTGCCAGTTGATGGTTGTTTTTGATTGGTCTTGCTTTCTTTGTTTGTTATTACATCAGTATTGGGTTCGTTCtttcatttttatcttttcttttagttCAATGCTGAGTCACTCTGCTGGTGCTGAAAATTCAAGTGAATAGAGGAACTGCCGACCATGTAAGGTCtggtatttgatcaagtacAGGGAAACcatcaaattatctttcttttatCTTGGCAGAACTTGGTAGTTTCTCATCACACATCGATTTTAATAGACAATCAGATGTTATATACTTTCTTTTGATACTTTTGGGGACTTGAGATTGGTAGTGTCCTGTTTGCTGGCTAATTATAACATCTCTAAGCTTGGGATTTTcccaaaatttataatttgtaaTAAATTTACATTTTGTTCTCCTTTCTATGCTTGTAAGTCCCCTAAGTGGTAGTAATTTTTTGTGATGCTTTGAAAGACCAACAGCTTATCTGCAGCTGATCATCTCTTTATCAGGAATAATCCTTTTTGGCCTATAAACTAGTGTTATAGTTTGTATGGGTGTTCTACTAACTGAACTTGCATTTCCAGTAGTCTTATATTTCTTGTACCCAATCTACAGCCAGAAGGGGGAGTTGTTAGGTTCATTTTACCACCCTATATGTTCATGGACTAATAATGCGTTTCCTCTAGTTTAAATTGACTTGTTTTTTTGATTCACATGTAGTGTGTGATGGCACTTTCTTCCCCTCCCTTCTCAAGGAGATGTCAGCTGTTGTTGGCTGCTTTAATGAACGAGCTCAGAAGTTGCTTGAATTGCATTTAGCTTCAGGCTTTGGTAAGTATTTGATGTGTTTTGGAAGCAAGTCTCAACGAAATCATGGAGCTCTGATACAAGAAGGCAAAGACCTGGTTACATATGCTATTATAAACTCCATCGCCATgagaaaaattttaaagaaatatGACAAGGTATGCCACTTAATCTGAGGTAACTTGTTCAGGTGGCAATACACAGTGGGCGGTTaacctttttcctttctttcttcctttggtGGAATATTGATTCCACTCCACGACCTCGAATTTGGAATGGTTTTATCATAATACTTTTAGTTTAACACCAACATCTGGTTAACATGGACCCTTCATGTGCAGGTTCATTACTCAAAGCAAGGGCAGGCATTCAGATCACAGGCCCAGAGTATGCATATTGAGATCCTGCAGTCTCCATGGCTCTGCGAGCTCATGGCCTTCTACGTCAACTTGAGGCAAAGCAAGGTCAACAGTAAGGCTTTCGTGGGGCTATTTGAGGACTGCTCACTCACATTCGATGATGACAAGCCAATGCTCGCATGTGGCCTATTCGACTCTACGAAAGTTGACATCGATTTGACATGTTCCATCTGTTTGGTGAGTTTGTGATTCTGCTCTATAAATTTTGTTGTCTCGTCACTATTTTCCAAAGATTTAGCTAGTCTTTATACTTGAGAAAGAAATCTCTTGCTTTGAATTGTGAGAGTTGTGCAGCCTAGTCTAAATTGTGCCTTTTCTTACCAATTTTAAGATTAACAGAAATGAAACAAtagtgagactgtgtctgggttttgtgatcatctgggtggtattttgatgaaagCTGCAAGGTTGTCCTTATTCGAGGAATTAAAGTAATTGTAACATGCTATTTGGCATGGATTGTTCTCTATTGATGCCATGTTACTCTGCTTGGTACGTGTTTTGGGA
Encoded proteins:
- the LOC103707247 gene encoding probable E3 ubiquitin-protein ligase BAH1-like 1; translated protein: MKFCKRYEEYMQGRREKELPVVGLKKLKKILKRCRRDFQSQNQHGEEEGGSPHGGNRCPDRCPVCDGTFFPSLLKEMSAVVGCFNERAQKLLELHLASGFGKYLMCFGSKSQRNHGALIQEGKDLVTYAIINSIAMRKILKKYDKVHYSKQGQAFRSQAQSMHIEILQSPWLCELMAFYVNLRQSKVNSKAFVGLFEDCSLTFDDDKPMLACGLFDSTKVDIDLTCSICLDTVFDPVSLACGHIFCFMCCCSAGSVSIVDGLKAVDPKAKCPLCRQAGVYAGAVHLDELNILLSRSCPDYWEERLQSERVERVRRTKEHWQSQCQAFLGV